The segment AACCAACCATTCTTTTTTAAAATACTCATCTCCATCTCCTGCTCTCAACAATACGCACAACAATAAATAAGAGTAAAGCGGTAAAGCTGACATAATAAATAACATCCCTGGTGTCTATTATTCCCTTTGTAAATGTATCCCAGTGGTCATAAGTACCAATATATCTCATAGTACTATAAAACCACCCCTCACTTCCTGTACTGGCTAAACCAATGACGAGAAGTATGAGGAGCGCTACAATTCCAATGACTGCTGCGACAATCTGATTTTTTGTTACAGCCGACACAAGCAGCCCGATAGATATGAATAGTCCACCCATAAGAACCAATCCAATATAACTAGCGATAATTGCACCATAATCGGGAGAACCTACCCAGGCTAAAAATAAAATATAGAAAGCTGTGGGAGCAATCATAACGTTATAAAGCGCCCACGCTGATAAAAATTTACCGAATACTACTTCAAAATCGGTAACCGGCGCTGTCATCAGAGGTTCGATAGTTCCTGTCTTATTTTCTTCTGCCAGGAGTCTCATCGTGATAACAGGGGTAAGAACGGAAAGGATAAATTGTGTATAAGAAAGGCTGTATCGTAAAGTGGTTTCTTGTGTTATGCCGAGCATGATGGAAAAAAAGTAGCCCGAAAAAATTGTAAACACCGCAATTATAACGTATGCAACCGGTGACAGGAAATAGGAGTTGATTTCCTTTTGAAATATAGTACTTATACTGATCATTTATGCTGTTTCCTCCTGTTCTTGCATGGTAATCTGATGGAAAATTTCTTCAAGTGTGACGGGAACTTGCTTCATCTCCCTGATAATCCCGTTATTCCCAACAATATTGCTGAAGATGTGTTCCCGCAGGTCAATACCCTTTTCTGTTTCAACGGTAAAATTACCGATTTCGCCCCTGTCATGCCATACAACCTTTTTAACACCTTGTATATCCGAAAGGCTGTTTTTAATTCTTTCTCCGTCACCGCG is part of the Candidatus Jettenia sp. AMX2 genome and harbors:
- a CDS encoding ABC transporter permease, whose amino-acid sequence is MISISTIFQKEINSYFLSPVAYVIIAVFTIFSGYFFSIMLGITQETTLRYSLSYTQFILSVLTPVITMRLLAEENKTGTIEPLMTAPVTDFEVVFGKFLSAWALYNVMIAPTAFYILFLAWVGSPDYGAIIASYIGLVLMGGLFISIGLLVSAVTKNQIVAAVIGIVALLILLVIGLASTGSEGWFYSTMRYIGTYDHWDTFTKGIIDTRDVIYYVSFTALLLFIVVRIVESRRWR